In Ischnura elegans chromosome 9, ioIscEleg1.1, whole genome shotgun sequence, the following proteins share a genomic window:
- the LOC124164964 gene encoding uncharacterized protein LOC124164964, whose translation MGSQLPLLPTLQGVSSHHNATWRLRSANQAFRTHTYGHRGTSPVLLRLPVPPHNYRPILPLASREPLADITADSVSRAFLLGWVAHYGCPQHITCDRGRQFVSYLFQRLCTTLGTTLHHTTSYHPQANGLVERLHRVLKAALMCSSSNSWMDALPTVLLGLRTTWRADLQTTPAELLFGEQLRLPGDFFVDSAQHLDSQDLVSQLRNHMSQLRPTPASRHISSQRVFIHKDLATSSQVFVRQDALRPALQPPYAGPYPVLSRGEKTYTLYINGKPATISIDRLKPAHLLEEDPPPTPSPDTITRSGRAVRPPERFVANTLSLLQGGE comes from the coding sequence ATGGGCTCGCAGCTGCCTCTCCTGCCAACGTTGCAAGGTGTCTCGTCACATCACAACGCCACTTGGAGACTTCGTTCCGCCAACCAGGCGTTTCGAACACATACATATGGACATCGTGGGACCTCTCCCGTCTTGCTCCGGCTACCGGTACCTCCTCACAATTATCGACCGATTCTCCCGCTGGCCAGTCGCGAACCCCTTGCAGACATCACCGCAGACAGCGTCTCCCGCGCCTTTCTCCTTGGATGGGTTGCTCACTACGGCTGTCCTCAACACATCACCTGCGACCGTGGACGACAGTTTGTGTCATATCTTTTCCAGAGACTTTGCACCACTCTGGGAACAACGCTACATCACACCACGAGCTACCATCCCCAGGCAAACGGACTCGTCGAACGACTACATCGCGTTCTTAAGGCGGCCCTCATGTGCTCTTCTTCCAACTCATGGATGGACGCACTACCCACAGTTCTTCTCGGCCTCCGCACAACTTGGAGAGCCGACCTGCAGACAACACCTGCCGAACTCCTCTTCGGGGAGCAACTGCGTCTTCCCGGGGACTTCTTTGTCGACTCTGCCCAGCATCTGGACTCCCAGGATCTTGTTTCTCAGCTGCGTAACCACATGAGCCAGCTGCGTCCGACCCCTGCGTCACGCCACATCTCATCGCAGCGTGTCTTCATCCACAAGGACTTGGCCACATCCTCCCAGGTCTTTGTCCGCCAAGACGCTTTGCGGCCAGCCCTGCAACCACCTTACGCGGGACCATATCCTGTCCTCAGCCGCGGTGAGAAGACGTATACCCTGTACATCAATGGCAAACCAGCCACTATATCAATCGACCGTCTCAAACCAGCCCATCTTCTTGAGGAGGACCCTCCGCCTACTCCGTCACCAGATACCATCACTCGCTCCGGCCGCGCCGTCCGTCCTCCAGAACGTTTTGTTGCCAACACTCTGTCTCTCCTCCAAGGGGGGGAGTAg